A window of Bactrocera dorsalis isolate Fly_Bdor chromosome 4, ASM2337382v1, whole genome shotgun sequence genomic DNA:
TGCGTAAGTGTGATCGTTCATCCCTTTCTTACGTGTGGGTTTCTGCGGTAATTCCTTCAATGCATTGGAGTCTTTGTAACCGTGACTTGCTAGGATGTTGCCCAATAATAGACTGCACATTTGATATAACTAGTCTATGGCATTATGTAGCCTTTACTCGTTTTAGGTGAAATTCTGCAATTGtatgaaaattgttagtaaATATAGTTAAAGCACAACCAATCGACAGTCGACAATCGAGAGTCCAAATAAACCATCCATATTGAGACAAACATAAAACTATCGATATTATCAATAGTCCCATCGATTGTTTTGAAGCTCTACTAAGCAATCGGGAGACTTATTAGTAATCGGGATTTTCCGTATCAGGGCCAGGGCaagatatgaatatatgtatgtaaactacAAAATAGTGCAGCTGAGCGTAAAGTTGATATTTATGGCACATTTATGCACTCGCTCAATTTTTATCTTATCAATCATCCCgaattaattgaattattaGTGGTGAAATAGCAAGCCAACCTGCCTGTATTTGTTGGTATATATATAACCGATTTAGACACACCACTCCAGTTGTTACATCGCAGTAAGTTGGAATAGATCGCAATGAGTTTAGCTGGTAAAGTTGTTATTGTAACCGGAGCAAGTTCCGGCATAGGTGCCGCCACAGCTGAGGCCTTTGCCAAGCAGGGCTCCAAAGTGGTGCTCACAGGACGAAATGAAGCAAATCTGAAGGCAACGGAAACTGCCTGTAAAGCAGCCAACAGCGAAGTAGAACTACTACTCATCGCCGCTGATGTAACGACGGACGCAGAGAAGATTATCAAAGCAACAATTGACAAGTTCGGACAGTTGGATGTGTTGGTAAATAATGCCGGTGTGGGTGAATCGGGTTCAATCCTGGATGTTGAAGTCGACCAATTTGATCGTGTGATGAATACAAATTTGCGTTCGGTGTTCCTGTTGACTAAATATGCGGCACCACATCTTGTGAAGACCCAAGGAAATATCGTGAATGTTTCCAGCGTCGCAGGATTGCGCTCATTCCCTGGTCTTTCGGTCTATGGTTCGTCCAAAGCAGCACTGGAGCAATTCACCAGATGTATTGCCTTGGACTTGGCACCTAAGAATGTGCGTGTCAACGCTGTCAGTCCCGGCGTAATTGTTACAAATATTCTTACGCGTTTAGGCATGTCGGCGGAAGATTATGCTAAATTTTTGGAGCATTCGAAGACTACGCATGCACTGGGTCGCGTCGGCGTTGTAAAGGAGGTTGCTGATGCCATTATTTTTCTAGCTAGTGACAGTTCGAGCTTTATAACGGGCGCAACTCTGCCGATCGATGGTGGTAGACACGCCATGTGCCCGCGTTAATATTCCTTAGAATAgatagatatataaaaataaaaaatatgatttaaaataatgtCTTTTGATTTGTTGTGGATACTTATTAGGTTACATTCATgttaaaaaatgtctaaaacGCCGGTTGTATTTTGTGCGCTGTGACCAGCGGAGACATTTTCTCTCTCATTCTGATACAAAATAAAAGCAAGTCTGTTTATGTAAAATGCTTCTGTTAAAGCTTAGGGGAGAAATTTTCAACGAATATGTTTTGGCATTTTCTTTTCTGAGAGCCATCTGGTTTAGAAAGAAAACTGAGAGTAGCGATGCTCACAAACTGTAAATATTGTTTTGTACAAACAATGCGAAATTGTGTAGGTCATGAAATGAAAAGTCGTTTGGAAATAAACATGCACCAGTGTGATTACATTTGCGTACGCTCGCAAGATATTGCTTCagagcatatatgtatttaggttCATCCAACGGTTGTTTATAGAAcctaaaattaagatatagatatataatgatatatgtatacatcaATAATCAACATGACAAGACGAGTTGAGTTCTGACCGATTGTCTGTCTATCCCTCCGTCTGTACTTTTATGCAAACTGAAACTAAAATTGTAGATATCCTCACATACCTCGGTACCAGAAAAAGTAGGTATTGTAGAAGATAGTTAAAAGTATTGGAAATTAATCGAAATCAGATCACTGTCAGGCCCACAATATACCGTTAACTTATAGCCTTCCACAATTAAGCCgaaaattaagataaataaaaacaactttaaCTTTTAGTTCCGGTCTTGATCTAGCCTAAAGAAGTTTGGCAGGGCTTCTATTTACGTTTGTCAAATGTTTATATCTCGAAACTATCTTCACATCTTGAGTAAATCTCTACTGTCTAAAAGATGGCATAGGGCACTCTAACTCCTGCCAGTATATGTTCTACTAACTACTATCAATTACATTCAAATTTcgcaatttctttattttcaatgttttacatttttgataaaTGATCTTGAGCGGCCACAACAAATTACTCCATGCatatacaggtatccctcgaataacacggttaactggttccgtgttattcgaaatcgtgttatttgaaatttaaaaggtaaaactttataaacgcaataatttttaaattacatatgttcaaccactgtcactctccaaagattgatttgtttttccttgaagaggtagaggatccttaaatttcaatttttaaaaggaattttcgcggcttcgtgtaattcgaaccacgtgttattcgagggttgtcgcaatttttaaccgtgctattcgagatttcgtgcaactcaagtaccgtgctattcgagggatacctgtatatTCTTGTTAGAATTCGAATTTTGCCGTTCCAATTGccaaacgtcaaaacctacccgTTCCAGACAACTGTCAAAGTCGGTtagttaagggggtattctactctagaaatcaaattttgggcagttttttgaattttattaaaaaaaaaaaaccaaaaatatttttactatccatttttgtatggtatttttattgatatcttaagaatacagaaaaaaattttccaaaaaaatattaaaaattaaaataattagagggcgGGAGAGAGGGTGTAAAAAAAaaggcgcatcctggtgacattgatcctgactctcctggtggtctgaaaaaaaaatcaaaagaaattcttaatcagtgaGGACtttaaatgtatgaaaaaaaaatcgaattttgcaaaattctagagtagaatacccccttaaattgCTCTCTCATTTCCAATGACAAGACAGTTGACATCTGCTACTAATTATCTGACCTATATTTCTTCATTGGCGCTGTAAGGAAGGGACATCCAACATATGCCACTGTGAGAAAGCTTGAAACTTAAcatttttacaacatttttacaatattttatattgttgccAGTTCATAGAGAATATTCATTTACGCTCCCAACTCCTATTGACATGACAGATATACATTTTCTTATATCTCCCTTTCTGAGAGATTGAAAAAATAAACCGAGAGTGTAAAAGTAGTTTAGTGAGTAGCTGCTGGTGGATACAAGTTCATCATTAATTAGCCCTTATTTAAATAGTTATGAACATGAGTTATCAGAGACAACATTAAGGATATGTCTTTCTTTCCACAATACATTAGAATAATATGATGCTTCGCTCCTCAAGTACTCGCCAAGatatgaatattaatttaaaagtagTGCAGTCATTCTTTACTATTTcttaacaacataaataatagaaaaaagtaATAAGCGCTCATCTCTCTTTGCAAACATTTGTGTCTTGGAGATAGAAcgctaaacaaataaaatttcttcgCTGTGCGTAGAAGATATGTTCACGATTTTGATAAGCGTCTATACCTCTCTCTATACCTTCACAAGTTCTTTGCGAATACTTTTAAATTAGAGAAATCCATACTTCAAACAATTTATATCAAAAACTCGTCGAATTTTATACCTATACGCTTAAATACATTATAATATTCGTATAATATCCATttatggaaaactatttcaaGTGCTACTGGCTTAAAAGACTCTCTATTTATCTTATCAAtagatgaaaaaaatattgaattattagtGGTGAAATAGTAAGCCACTTTGTGTGTATTTAAATAGCCGTGTTAAACATAGTACTACAGTTGTTACAAAGTCGTTAACTTGAATAGAACGCAATGAGTTTAGCTGGTAAAGTTGTTATTGTAACCGGTGCGAGTTCTGGCATTGGTGCCGCCGCAGCTAAGGCCTTTGCCCAGCACGGTTCCAAAGTGGTGATTACAGGACGAAATGAAGCTAATTTAAAAGCTACCGAAGCTGCCTGTAAAGCAGCCAACAGCAAAGTGGAACTACTACTTATCGCCGCCGATGTTACGACAGACGCTGAGAAGATTATCAAAAAAACAATTGACAAGTTCGGACAATTAAATGTGTTGGTGAATAATGCTGGGGTGGGTGAATCGGGTGCAATCCTGGATATTGACGTTGAGCAATTTGATCGTGTGATGAACACAAATGTGCGTTCGGTCTTCCTGCTAACTAAATATGCGGCACCACATCTGATTAAGACCCAAGGTAATATCGTGAATGTCTCCAGCGTCGCAGGATTGCGTTCGTTCCCCAATATTTCTGTCTACTGCACCTCCAAAGCGGCATTGGATCAATTCACCAGATGTATCGCCTTGGATTTGGCGCCGAAAAATGTGCGTGTGAATGCCGTAAATCCCGGTGTGATTGTCACAGAATTCCATAGACGTTTAGGAATGGCGGAAGCAGATTATGCTAAATATTTGGAGCACTCGAAGTCTACGCATGCATTGGGTCGTGTCGGCGAACCGAAAGAAGTGGCTGATGCTATTATTTTCCTTGCTAGTGATAGTTCAAGCTTTATAACGGGCGTAACTCTGTCGGTCGATGGTGGCAAACATGCCATGTGCCCACGTTAATATTACTTAGAAATgtaatttaatgattttaacaatgtacctaaataaatatatacatataaaaatgtgctctaaaataattatatgacTTTTGATTTGTTGTGGAAACTTATTAGGTTACTATCaacaaaaatttctgaaaagtCGTTTGTGTTTGGAGTATTATTGGCACTTGAGACCCATACCAATAAGCTAACATATCTAATACCGTATAGATATGATAATACTCTTGGCACTGACTTTGTATTTGCCAGATGTTGATTTATATAGAAGAATGCTGAAACAAAAacgtaaataataaacaactatttctatataaatattgaatacatAGTAGAATTTCGCCGCTGTGAGTGTGCAATTCTctttatctctctctctctgtctctctctctctttactTTTGCAAGTTGTTTGCGAATTCTCCGACAGAACACATCTGACGTAGAGCAACCGCATACTTCTAGTTTACTTACATTAAAAACTTATTGAAtcttatattttgtataaatatttatttaaggaaGCCATTTCCAGTGCAATTGACTACAAATTGATAGTTTGGCATTTCGATTTATCTTATCACTCCaccaaaatatattgaattattaGTGGTGAAATAGCAAGCCATAATGTCTGCTGTGAGTGAATATAAATAGCCGATTCATACACAGTCGGTTCAGTTGTTTCAACGCAGTGAGTTTGAGTAGATCGCAATGAGTTTAGCTGGTAAAGTTGTTATTGTAACCGGAGCAAGTTCCGGTATCGGTGCCGCTGCAGCTACGGCTTTTGCCCAGCATGGTTCCAAAGTGGTGATCACAGGACGTAATGAAGCAAATCTGAAGGCTACCGAAGCGGCCTGTAAAGCAGCCAACAGCAAAGTGGAACTACTAGTAATCGCCGCTGATGTAACGACAGATGCcgagaaaataatcaaaacaacaaTTGACAAGTTCGGACAGTTGGATGTGTTGGTGAATAATGCCGGTTTTGGTGAAATGGGTTCAATTTTGGATATTGATGTCGATCAATTTGATCGTGTGATGAATACAAATGTGCGTTCGGTCTTCTTGCTGACTAAATATGCCGCACCACATCTCGTGAAGACCCAAGGTAATATCGTGAATGTCTCCAGTGTTGCAGGATTGCGTTCATTCCCTGGTGCTTCGGTCTATTGCACCTCCAAAGCAGCATTGGATCAATTCACCAGATGTATCGCTTTGGATTT
This region includes:
- the LOC105224331 gene encoding uncharacterized oxidoreductase TM_0325-like, whose translation is MSLAGKVVIVTGASSGIGAAAAKAFAQHGSKVVITGRNEANLKATEAACKAANSKVELLLIAADVTTDAEKIIKKTIDKFGQLNVLVNNAGVGESGAILDIDVEQFDRVMNTNVRSVFLLTKYAAPHLIKTQGNIVNVSSVAGLRSFPNISVYCTSKAALDQFTRCIALDLAPKNVRVNAVNPGVIVTEFHRRLGMAEADYAKYLEHSKSTHALGRVGEPKEVADAIIFLASDSSSFITGVTLSVDGGKHAMCPR
- the LOC125778346 gene encoding uncharacterized oxidoreductase TM_0325-like, producing MSLAGKVVIVTGASSGIGAATAEAFAKQGSKVVLTGRNEANLKATETACKAANSEVELLLIAADVTTDAEKIIKATIDKFGQLDVLVNNAGVGESGSILDVEVDQFDRVMNTNLRSVFLLTKYAAPHLVKTQGNIVNVSSVAGLRSFPGLSVYGSSKAALEQFTRCIALDLAPKNVRVNAVSPGVIVTNILTRLGMSAEDYAKFLEHSKTTHALGRVGVVKEVADAIIFLASDSSSFITGATLPIDGGRHAMCPR
- the LOC105224332 gene encoding uncharacterized oxidoreductase TM_0325, producing the protein MSLAGKVVIVTGASSGIGAAAATAFAQHGSKVVITGRNEANLKATEAACKAANSKVELLVIAADVTTDAEKIIKTTIDKFGQLDVLVNNAGFGEMGSILDIDVDQFDRVMNTNVRSVFLLTKYAAPHLVKTQGNIVNVSSVAGLRSFPGASVYCTSKAALDQFTRCIALDLAPKNVRVNAVNPGVIITEFHKRLGMSEADYAKYLEHSKTTHALGRVGEPKEVADAIIFLASDSSSFITGATLPIDGGKHAMCPR